A section of the Acropora muricata isolate sample 2 chromosome 4, ASM3666990v1, whole genome shotgun sequence genome encodes:
- the LOC136912848 gene encoding large ribosomal subunit protein uL14m-like, producing MASSCWRIARSTLSSNAAFRGLSKWKCPSGFHQARQIWNAHSSGIKLWSEVGLFSRYFPSFNQNRSITLLTTFKVIDNSALAQRVKKNRQPYLIGFYRKRKTADPGDLIRVAIAGKTNKALVIGTRKTKHHTVPRYDNNCIVLVDDNLAPLGTRIKGPVPTIIRRRQAKYSKVLALASRFI from the exons ATGGCGTCCTCGTGCTGGAGGATAGCAAGAAGTACTTTGAGCTCAAACGCGGCGTTTAGGGGATTG TCAAAGTGGAAGTGCCCTTCTGGATTTCACCAGGCAAGACAAATCTGGAATGCACACTCTTCTG GAATCAAACTCTGGTCTGAAGTGGGTCTATTCAGCAGATATTTTCCCAGTTTTAACCAGAACAGAAGTATCACCCTGCTGACCACATTCAAGGTTATTGACAACAGTGCATTAGCTCAAAGAGTCAAGAAAAACCGACAACCATATTTAATAGGATTCTACAGAAAAAGAAAGACCGCAGATCCTGGTGATTTGATCCGAGTTGCGATTGCGGGAAAGACAAACAAAGCTCTTGTTATCGGTACAAGGAAAACCAAGCATCACACTGTTCCACGATATGACAACAATTGCATTGTGCTTGTTGACGATAACCTAGCCCCACTTGGGACTCGAATAAAAGGACCCGTACCCACAATAATCAGAAGAAGACAAGCCAAGTATTCTAAAGTATTAGCACTTGCT